The Lewinellaceae bacterium genome has a segment encoding these proteins:
- a CDS encoding ATP-dependent Clp protease ATP-binding subunit, with protein MNNKKFSPKVKQVISKSRDEALRLGYDFIGTEHLLLGIVSDNKSLAIRVLQSLEVNPTELRQVIEESIQRLHTSIANLNVGNLPFNRQAERALKVTFLEAKLLRSEEIDTEHLLLSILKNKENPAAKILEQFNVDYQTYKDELEYVKQELDGDDRIDPFAQASDGDEPFEDDDNPSKGYQQSRKSPVKSRTPVLDNFGRDITRLAEEDKLDPIIGRETEIERVSQILSRRKKNNPILIGEPGVGKTAIVEGLALRIIQKKVSRTLFNKRLVMLDLAALVAGTKYRGQFEERMKAIMTELEKSRDVILFIDEIHTIVGAGGATGSLDASNIFKPALARGELQCIGASTLDEYRQHIEKDGALDRRFQKVMVDPPSADETIHILHNIKAKYEEFHNVSYSDESIKACVHLSDRYISDRFLPDKAIDILDEVGARVHLKNIFVPVHIEELEKEIEELKELKNQAVKSQQYEKAADLRDKESKLVRKLEFAKVQWEEEAKTKRYPVDEEDIAEVVAMMTGIPVSRVAQKESKKLIEMTKDMQSVIIGQDEAITKITKAIQRNRVGLKDPTKPIGSFIFLGPTGVGKTELAKALARYLFDSEDALIRIDMSEYMEKFSVSRLIGAPPGYVGYEEGGQLTERVRRKPYSVILLDEIEKAHPDVFNILLQVFDDGQLTDGLGRKVDFKNTLVIMTSNIGVRQLKDFGQGVGFATKSRLEATEDYSKGVIQTALKRTFSPEFLNRIDDIVIFNSLGEDEIFKIIDIALKDLYKRLAGMGYELSLTETAKKFVAEKGFDPQFGARPLHRAIQKYIEDPLAEFILNERPEEGAKLKAVLNKAGDGLNITLAKKTNTKVEK; from the coding sequence ATGAATAATAAAAAATTTTCACCAAAGGTAAAACAGGTTATTTCCAAAAGCCGCGATGAAGCATTGCGTCTCGGATATGACTTTATAGGTACAGAGCATTTGTTGCTGGGTATCGTTTCAGATAACAAAAGTCTGGCTATTCGGGTATTACAGTCACTCGAGGTAAATCCGACGGAACTCAGGCAGGTTATCGAAGAATCCATTCAACGGCTCCATACCTCCATTGCCAACCTGAACGTTGGTAATCTTCCTTTCAACAGACAGGCAGAAAGAGCATTAAAAGTCACTTTCCTGGAAGCCAAGCTTTTAAGAAGTGAAGAAATTGATACAGAACACCTGCTGCTTTCCATTCTCAAAAACAAAGAGAATCCTGCCGCTAAAATTCTGGAACAGTTCAATGTCGATTACCAGACCTACAAGGACGAGCTGGAATATGTGAAGCAGGAGCTCGATGGGGACGACCGCATCGATCCATTTGCCCAGGCTTCCGACGGAGACGAGCCCTTTGAGGATGATGACAACCCTTCAAAAGGTTACCAACAGAGCCGTAAATCACCCGTTAAATCCCGCACCCCTGTACTCGATAATTTCGGTCGTGACATTACCCGACTGGCAGAAGAGGATAAACTTGACCCGATCATTGGTCGTGAGACAGAGATCGAGCGCGTTTCGCAAATTCTCAGTCGCAGGAAGAAGAACAATCCGATACTTATTGGAGAACCCGGTGTGGGTAAAACCGCCATCGTGGAAGGGCTTGCACTTCGCATCATCCAGAAAAAAGTTTCGCGAACTCTTTTTAATAAGAGACTGGTCATGCTGGACCTCGCGGCTCTGGTAGCAGGCACCAAATACAGGGGGCAGTTCGAGGAGCGGATGAAAGCCATTATGACAGAACTGGAAAAATCCAGGGATGTTATTTTATTCATCGACGAGATTCATACTATTGTTGGCGCAGGAGGAGCCACCGGTTCGTTGGATGCCTCCAATATTTTCAAACCAGCGCTGGCAAGAGGTGAGCTTCAATGTATTGGAGCTTCTACCCTTGACGAATACAGACAGCATATCGAAAAGGACGGGGCGCTGGATAGACGTTTCCAAAAGGTTATGGTAGATCCGCCGTCGGCAGATGAAACCATCCACATCCTGCACAATATCAAAGCCAAATACGAGGAATTTCATAATGTGAGCTACAGCGACGAGTCTATCAAAGCTTGCGTTCACCTCAGTGACCGATATATTTCCGATCGTTTCCTGCCGGATAAGGCGATTGACATCCTGGACGAAGTTGGTGCACGTGTGCATTTGAAAAACATATTCGTTCCGGTTCATATCGAAGAACTGGAAAAGGAAATAGAAGAACTCAAAGAGTTGAAAAACCAGGCCGTTAAAAGCCAGCAATACGAAAAGGCAGCCGATCTGCGCGACAAGGAATCAAAACTCGTCCGCAAACTGGAATTTGCCAAAGTTCAATGGGAAGAAGAGGCCAAAACCAAACGCTACCCTGTTGATGAAGAAGATATTGCTGAAGTAGTGGCCATGATGACGGGCATCCCTGTGAGCAGAGTGGCACAGAAAGAAAGCAAGAAACTCATTGAGATGACCAAAGACATGCAAAGTGTCATCATCGGTCAGGATGAAGCGATCACCAAGATCACCAAAGCCATCCAAAGAAATCGGGTTGGTTTGAAAGATCCTACCAAACCTATTGGTTCCTTTATTTTTCTCGGACCAACAGGTGTGGGTAAAACAGAGCTGGCCAAGGCACTTGCCCGTTACCTTTTCGACAGTGAAGATGCCCTGATTCGAATAGACATGAGCGAGTACATGGAGAAATTTTCTGTCAGCCGACTGATCGGAGCGCCTCCGGGATATGTCGGTTACGAAGAAGGAGGCCAACTTACCGAGCGGGTAAGACGCAAGCCTTATTCTGTGATATTGCTGGATGAAATTGAAAAGGCACACCCTGATGTATTTAACATCTTGTTGCAGGTGTTTGATGACGGACAACTGACCGACGGGCTCGGACGCAAAGTCGATTTTAAAAATACCCTTGTGATCATGACCTCGAACATAGGTGTTCGGCAATTGAAGGATTTTGGACAGGGAGTAGGATTTGCGACCAAATCGCGTTTGGAAGCTACAGAGGACTATTCCAAAGGAGTAATCCAAACGGCTCTGAAAAGGACCTTCTCTCCTGAATTTTTGAACAGGATCGACGATATTGTCATTTTCAACAGCCTTGGAGAAGATGAAATCTTCAAGATCATCGACATTGCCCTCAAGGATCTTTATAAGCGTCTTGCTGGAATGGGATACGAACTTTCCCTTACTGAAACCGCTAAAAAGTTTGTTGCGGAAAAAGGATTTGATCCTCAATTCGGTGCTCGCCCACTCCACCGGGCCATTCAAAAATACATTGAAGACCCGCTTGCTGAGTTTATTCTCAATGAGCGCCCGGAGGAAGGAGCCAAATTAAAAGCAGTACTCAACAAAGCCGGTGATGGTTTAAATATTACACTCGCAAAAAAAACCAACACCAAAGTTGAAAAATAA
- a CDS encoding translation initiation factor IF-3, protein MAKRAKTPQTPSTKFQYRINERIRIPEVRLVGDNLDEISEKVGQAIEPGVYSTNVLRKWADEVDLDLVEISPNAIPPVVRITDYNKFLYERKKKEKELKAKTAKTVIKEIRFGPNTDDHDFDFKLRHARKFLEEGAKVKAFVQFRGRTIVFKDRGQLLLLKFIKELEDCGLVEALPKMEGRRMFVMISPKKKVSK, encoded by the coding sequence TTGGCAAAGAGAGCAAAAACTCCACAGACACCTAGTACCAAATTCCAATACCGGATAAACGAAAGAATCCGAATTCCTGAGGTTAGACTCGTGGGAGACAATCTTGACGAAATCAGCGAAAAAGTAGGCCAGGCGATTGAACCTGGAGTGTATTCTACAAATGTGCTGAGAAAATGGGCGGATGAGGTAGATCTGGATCTTGTGGAAATTTCACCTAATGCAATCCCACCTGTAGTCCGTATAACCGATTACAACAAATTTCTTTACGAAAGAAAAAAGAAAGAAAAAGAACTAAAAGCCAAAACCGCGAAAACCGTCATCAAGGAAATCAGATTCGGTCCCAATACGGATGACCACGATTTTGATTTCAAACTTCGTCACGCACGAAAATTTTTGGAGGAAGGAGCTAAAGTCAAAGCTTTTGTTCAATTTCGTGGCCGGACCATTGTATTCAAAGATCGTGGCCAGCTTTTACTGCTCAAATTCATCAAAGAGCTGGAAGACTGCGGTCTCGTTGAAGCATTACCGAAGATGGAAGGGCGAAGAATGTTCGTGATGATTTCTCCTAAAAAGAAAGTCAGTAAATAA
- the rpmI gene encoding 50S ribosomal protein L35: MPKMKTHSGTKKRFKLTGSGKVKRFQAGAAHLLRKKSKKAKLRLSGATTVSTHDTPRIKRQLVK; encoded by the coding sequence ATGCCTAAGATGAAGACACATTCCGGTACTAAGAAGAGATTCAAACTTACCGGATCAGGGAAAGTGAAACGCTTTCAGGCAGGTGCTGCTCACCTTTTAAGAAAAAAGAGCAAAAAAGCAAAGTTGCGTCTGAGTGGTGCTACTACAGTTAGTACACATGATACACCCAGAATTAAAAGACAACTTGTTAAGTAA
- the rplT gene encoding 50S ribosomal protein L20 gives MPRSVNAVASRRRRKKILKAARGYFGARSKVYTVAKNAVEKAYKYAYRDRKNKKRAFRRLWIARINAGVRQYGLSYSKFIHLLSENKIDLNRKVLADMAMNHPDTFKAVVDSVKK, from the coding sequence ATGCCTCGTTCAGTAAATGCTGTTGCGTCCAGAAGAAGACGTAAGAAAATTTTAAAAGCGGCCAGAGGATATTTTGGCGCGAGAAGTAAAGTCTATACGGTTGCGAAAAATGCTGTTGAAAAAGCATATAAGTACGCCTACCGTGACAGAAAAAATAAAAAGCGTGCCTTCCGCAGATTGTGGATTGCCCGTATCAATGCAGGAGTTCGCCAATATGGGTTGAGTTATTCAAAATTCATTCACCTCTTATCTGAAAACAAGATCGATCTGAATCGTAAAGTGTTGGCAGATATGGCTATGAACCATCCTGATACATTTAAAGCAGTGGTTGATTCTGTAAAGAAATAG
- a CDS encoding type III pantothenate kinase, which yields MLLVIDIGNSNVCLGLWQEDQWRNIWRLPTFQNDLEVYYETQLVNRFLEANVQLMEVTRVVMSSVVPDMNHRMLISLEKLFGMGVILVGPEIYPKIDLQIDNPSEIGTDLVANAVAAYHQFGRDCIIVDFGTALTFTTLTKEGQILGVSIVPGLKTAIKALFTKTAQLPEVPMEHPVSALGKNTVQAIQSGIFYGYTGLVINMVESIRKEVGEHYEAIATGGLSTTIKSLEEYFLAIEPNLTLNGLRYIAQEISDRKKDKT from the coding sequence ATGCTACTTGTTATAGATATAGGAAATTCCAACGTTTGCCTGGGCCTTTGGCAAGAAGATCAATGGAGGAACATTTGGAGACTCCCCACCTTTCAAAATGACCTTGAGGTTTATTACGAGACTCAATTAGTCAACCGGTTCCTGGAAGCCAACGTCCAATTGATGGAGGTAACCCGGGTGGTCATGAGCAGCGTAGTTCCAGACATGAATCACAGGATGCTGATTTCCCTTGAAAAATTGTTCGGCATGGGGGTTATTTTGGTCGGGCCTGAAATTTACCCAAAGATTGATCTTCAAATAGACAACCCTTCAGAAATCGGTACAGACCTGGTGGCAAATGCCGTGGCTGCTTATCACCAGTTCGGGAGAGATTGTATTATCGTTGATTTCGGAACGGCCCTCACTTTTACGACCTTAACCAAAGAAGGCCAGATCCTGGGCGTTTCCATCGTGCCGGGATTAAAAACGGCCATCAAAGCCCTCTTCACCAAAACCGCGCAACTTCCGGAAGTGCCCATGGAACATCCGGTGTCTGCCCTGGGGAAAAATACGGTTCAGGCCATTCAAAGCGGAATATTTTATGGATATACCGGATTGGTCATCAACATGGTGGAGAGTATCAGAAAAGAAGTGGGTGAACACTACGAAGCCATTGCAACCGGCGGACTTTCAACTACCATCAAATCACTGGAAGAATACTTCCTGGCCATTGAACCCAATCTTACCCTAAATGGGCTAAGGTATATTGCCCAGGAAATATCTGACCGCAAAAAGGATAAAACCTAA
- a CDS encoding aspartate carbamoyltransferase catalytic subunit: MSQLSTEHLIGIKQITSEDIRLIFDTAHNFKEVINRPIKKVPSLRDITIANLFFENSTRTRLSFELAEKRLSADIINFSASSSSVSKGETLLDTVNNILSMKVDMVVMRHPAPGAPMFLSKHIDANIINAGDGTHEHPTQALLDAYSMEEVLGNVEGKKIVIIGDIVHSRVALSNIFCLKKLGAQVKVCGPPTLIPKHIQSLGVEVEFDLRKALKWCDVANILRIQLERQDLRYIPSLREYALYYGVNKSLLDSLDKQIVIMHPGPINRGVEISSDVADSDHSIILQQVENGVAIRMAVLFLLASKR, encoded by the coding sequence ATTAGTCAATTAAGCACGGAGCATCTGATCGGAATTAAGCAAATCACTTCCGAGGATATTCGGTTGATATTTGATACGGCGCACAACTTTAAGGAGGTCATCAACCGACCGATTAAAAAGGTGCCTTCTCTGAGGGATATTACCATTGCGAATCTGTTTTTCGAAAACTCCACCCGGACTCGTTTGTCTTTTGAATTGGCGGAAAAAAGACTTTCCGCAGATATTATCAATTTTTCGGCCTCCTCTTCCTCCGTTAGCAAGGGAGAAACCCTGTTGGACACCGTCAACAATATTCTGTCGATGAAAGTGGACATGGTTGTTATGAGACATCCGGCTCCCGGTGCCCCGATGTTTCTTTCCAAACACATTGATGCCAACATCATCAATGCAGGGGATGGAACCCACGAGCACCCCACCCAGGCTTTGCTGGATGCTTATTCCATGGAGGAAGTGTTGGGAAATGTTGAAGGAAAAAAAATTGTAATTATCGGCGATATCGTACATTCCAGGGTGGCCCTGAGTAATATTTTTTGCTTAAAAAAACTGGGCGCCCAGGTAAAAGTATGTGGCCCCCCGACTTTAATCCCCAAGCATATTCAAAGTTTGGGCGTTGAAGTAGAATTCGACCTCCGAAAGGCTCTTAAATGGTGTGATGTAGCCAATATTTTACGCATCCAGCTGGAGCGACAGGATTTGCGGTACATTCCTTCTTTGAGGGAGTATGCCCTATATTACGGTGTCAACAAATCATTGTTGGACAGTCTGGACAAACAAATCGTTATTATGCACCCTGGTCCCATAAACCGTGGGGTGGAAATTAGCAGCGATGTTGCAGATTCGGATCATTCTATTATTCTGCAGCAGGTAGAAAATGGGGTGGCCATTCGAATGGCTGTACTTTTTTTATTAGCCTCAAAGCGATAG
- the pyrR gene encoding bifunctional pyr operon transcriptional regulator/uracil phosphoribosyltransferase PyrR, with translation MEGRIILGGERFLITIDRLCQQLIEDHADFSDVCLVGIQARGVLLADRIYERLTTVHGITPFPYGKLDISFYRDDFRRRDKPLRVNANEMDFLVENKRVILVDDVLFSGRTVQAALTALNHYGRPRAVELLVLVDRRFHREIPVSPDYSGLTIDALENEYVKVNWEHLNGQDEILLFPPAKAGETPLY, from the coding sequence ATGGAAGGACGTATTATATTAGGCGGGGAACGATTTTTGATCACTATTGACAGGCTATGTCAACAATTGATCGAGGATCATGCTGATTTTTCGGATGTTTGTCTCGTAGGTATTCAGGCCCGCGGAGTACTCCTGGCTGACCGCATTTACGAGCGATTGACTACCGTGCATGGTATTACCCCTTTTCCTTATGGCAAACTGGATATAAGCTTTTACAGGGATGATTTCAGGAGACGGGACAAACCGCTAAGGGTCAATGCTAACGAAATGGATTTTCTCGTTGAAAATAAACGAGTCATTTTAGTCGATGACGTATTGTTTTCGGGGCGTACTGTCCAGGCGGCTTTGACAGCGCTTAACCATTATGGGCGGCCCAGGGCTGTGGAGCTGCTCGTTTTGGTGGATCGCCGTTTTCACCGTGAAATACCTGTTAGCCCCGATTATTCAGGATTGACGATTGATGCCCTTGAGAATGAATATGTGAAGGTGAATTGGGAACACTTGAACGGACAGGATGAAATCCTGTTGTTTCCGCCTGCAAAAGCGGGAGAAACTCCCTTGTATTAA
- a CDS encoding glutamine--tRNA ligase/YqeY domain fusion protein, translated as MSEELKDSRSLNFIEKIITEDIANGKHKGTVHTRFPPEPNGYLHIGHAKAIVVNFEIAKKFGGKTNLRLDDTNPTTEETLFVENIKNDIRWLGYEWEGEEHYASDYFHQLYAYAVELIKKGLAYVDDSSVEEIAAMKGTPTVPGTNSPYRDRSIEENLRLFEGMRKEEFPDGSKVLRAKGDMASPNMHMRDSVMYRIKHEHHHRTGDEWCIYPMYDFAHGQSDSIEGITHSLCSIEFENHRPLYDWYIEQLGIFPSRQIEFARMNVSYMITSKRRLAKLVTEGYVTGWDDPRMPTLAGMRRRGIPAQAIREFCDEVGVAKRTNVIEIERLEFNTRDVLNRITPRVMAILDPLKVVITNYPEDKVEQMESINNPEDESMGSRNMPFSREIYIEREDFMVDPPKKFFRLGPGTNVRLKSAYILHCEDYKTDPETGEVVEVHCTYFPDSRSGSDTSGIKAKGVIHWVSVPHSKDAEVRLYDRLFTDPTPDAYEDKDYLDFFNENSLEIITAKIEPFLAEVEPGSYLQFMRKGYFCVDTESTKENPVFNLTISLKDSWKK; from the coding sequence ATGAGCGAAGAGTTAAAAGATTCAAGGTCGTTGAACTTTATTGAAAAAATTATTACTGAAGATATTGCCAATGGCAAACACAAAGGAACGGTTCATACCCGTTTCCCTCCTGAGCCCAATGGTTACCTGCATATTGGTCATGCCAAGGCTATTGTGGTCAATTTCGAAATTGCCAAAAAATTTGGCGGAAAGACCAACCTGCGCCTCGATGATACCAATCCGACTACGGAAGAGACTCTTTTTGTGGAGAACATCAAAAATGATATACGTTGGCTGGGCTACGAGTGGGAAGGGGAAGAGCATTATGCCTCGGATTATTTTCATCAACTCTATGCATACGCAGTAGAGCTGATCAAAAAAGGACTGGCCTATGTCGATGATTCTTCAGTGGAAGAAATTGCCGCCATGAAGGGAACTCCCACAGTGCCAGGGACAAACAGCCCTTACCGTGATCGCTCCATTGAAGAAAATTTGCGGTTATTCGAAGGCATGAGGAAGGAGGAGTTTCCTGACGGTTCAAAGGTTTTAAGGGCCAAAGGAGATATGGCTTCCCCCAATATGCATATGCGGGATTCCGTAATGTACAGGATCAAACATGAACATCACCATCGCACAGGGGATGAGTGGTGTATTTATCCCATGTATGATTTCGCTCACGGGCAATCTGATTCCATCGAAGGGATCACCCATTCCCTTTGCTCCATAGAATTTGAAAATCATCGGCCTCTTTATGACTGGTATATTGAGCAACTGGGTATTTTTCCTTCCCGGCAAATTGAATTTGCCCGGATGAATGTATCTTATATGATCACCAGCAAACGCCGGCTGGCTAAGTTGGTGACAGAAGGTTATGTAACTGGTTGGGACGACCCCCGAATGCCTACGCTTGCAGGGATGCGTCGCCGGGGTATTCCGGCCCAGGCCATTCGCGAATTTTGTGATGAGGTGGGGGTTGCGAAACGAACAAATGTCATTGAGATCGAAAGGCTGGAATTCAACACTCGTGATGTGCTCAACAGGATCACTCCCCGGGTGATGGCCATCCTTGATCCGCTTAAGGTGGTCATTACCAATTACCCTGAGGATAAGGTGGAACAAATGGAGTCCATCAATAACCCGGAAGATGAAAGTATGGGGTCCCGGAATATGCCTTTTTCCCGCGAGATCTACATTGAAAGAGAGGACTTTATGGTCGATCCTCCCAAGAAATTTTTCAGACTGGGACCGGGCACCAATGTCCGGTTGAAAAGTGCCTATATTCTTCATTGTGAAGATTATAAAACTGATCCGGAAACGGGGGAAGTAGTGGAAGTACATTGTACTTATTTTCCTGACAGCCGGAGCGGTTCGGATACTTCCGGCATAAAAGCCAAAGGGGTAATTCACTGGGTATCGGTGCCACACTCCAAGGATGCTGAGGTCAGGTTGTATGACAGACTGTTTACCGATCCGACTCCTGATGCCTATGAAGATAAGGATTACCTCGATTTTTTTAATGAAAATTCTTTGGAGATCATCACGGCAAAAATCGAACCGTTCCTGGCAGAAGTTGAGCCGGGAAGTTATCTGCAATTCATGAGAAAAGGTTATTTTTGCGTAGATACTGAATCAACAAAGGAAAATCCTGTATTTAATCTTACGATTTCCCTTAAGGACAGTTGGAAAAAATAA
- a CDS encoding arginine--tRNA ligase: protein MNITSIIQEGVVKAVKSLYGTDVSVDEVSVSSTRPDFEGEYTVVTFPFTRMAKKKPEDIGQDIGRYLEKELPEVVRFNTVQGFLNLVIADSFWKSFLTGIYNNEHYGYAAPTGEKVLVEFSSPNTNKPLHLGHIRNILLGWSAYKILTAAGNEVIRTQIVNDRGIAICRSMVAWKNFGEGKTPESSGIKGDHFVGGFYVEFAKRYEEEYALWQETSEAEQVYQSEGMSTQTREAFFKKYKNNYFNNESVLGKQARDMLLAWESGDPEVRALWEEMNGWVYKGFEQTYQELGVQFDKLYYESDTYLLGKEIIETAIEKGVMHRDGKRVWADFEEIGLEPKTVIKSDGTSTYTSQDMGTARLRYDDYGVKEMVYVVADEQNDHFKGLFHILKKLGEPYADGLHHLSYGMIDLTTGKMKSREGTIVDADDLMKTVIEEAAENSKERDTTNDLSEAEQLEIIRKIGMAALKFFIIKVNPKKRMTFDPKKSLDFQGQTGPYVQNAYVRTQSVLRKAGAFDASLAAGYEALNGEEKNILIQLQLFPGLIQSAAKNLDPSDIANYCYNLAKSYHRFFHECPILKAESDEARAFRLMICLAVGHTLETGMDLLGIEMPERM from the coding sequence ATGAATATTACGAGCATCATACAGGAAGGGGTGGTAAAAGCGGTCAAATCATTGTACGGAACGGATGTTTCCGTTGATGAGGTTTCGGTAAGCAGCACCCGGCCGGATTTTGAAGGAGAATATACCGTGGTGACCTTTCCTTTTACCAGGATGGCCAAAAAGAAACCCGAGGACATCGGGCAGGACATTGGCCGGTATCTCGAAAAGGAACTCCCGGAGGTGGTAAGGTTTAATACGGTCCAGGGGTTTTTAAACCTGGTCATAGCGGATTCTTTCTGGAAATCCTTTCTTACAGGTATTTACAATAATGAGCACTACGGTTACGCTGCGCCCACCGGGGAAAAGGTACTCGTGGAATTCTCATCGCCCAATACGAATAAACCCCTGCACCTGGGGCACATCAGGAACATTTTACTTGGCTGGTCAGCCTATAAGATATTGACCGCTGCGGGTAATGAGGTGATTCGGACACAGATTGTCAATGACAGGGGGATTGCCATTTGCCGGAGTATGGTGGCATGGAAAAATTTTGGGGAAGGAAAAACACCCGAAAGTTCAGGGATCAAGGGCGATCATTTTGTGGGAGGTTTTTATGTTGAATTTGCCAAACGATACGAGGAAGAATACGCCCTGTGGCAAGAGACCAGTGAAGCGGAGCAAGTTTACCAATCTGAAGGCATGTCCACCCAAACCCGGGAAGCTTTTTTCAAAAAGTATAAAAACAACTACTTCAATAATGAAAGTGTGTTGGGGAAGCAGGCGAGAGATATGCTCCTGGCTTGGGAATCCGGAGATCCTGAAGTGAGGGCGCTTTGGGAAGAGATGAATGGCTGGGTTTATAAAGGGTTTGAACAAACTTACCAGGAACTGGGAGTACAATTCGACAAACTTTATTACGAATCGGACACTTACCTCCTCGGAAAGGAAATAATCGAAACGGCCATTGAAAAGGGCGTAATGCACCGGGATGGCAAGCGTGTTTGGGCTGATTTTGAAGAGATAGGGCTGGAGCCCAAAACGGTGATTAAAAGTGATGGAACTTCGACCTATACTTCCCAGGACATGGGAACAGCAAGATTGAGGTATGATGATTACGGGGTGAAGGAAATGGTTTATGTGGTTGCAGATGAGCAAAATGATCACTTTAAGGGCTTGTTCCATATTCTGAAAAAACTAGGAGAGCCCTATGCCGATGGATTGCATCACCTTTCATACGGAATGATCGATCTGACCACCGGCAAAATGAAATCCAGGGAAGGCACCATCGTGGATGCGGATGATTTGATGAAAACAGTGATTGAGGAGGCTGCTGAAAATTCAAAAGAGCGGGATACCACCAACGATTTGAGCGAAGCCGAGCAACTGGAGATTATCAGGAAAATAGGCATGGCAGCCCTGAAGTTTTTTATCATCAAGGTGAACCCTAAAAAACGGATGACTTTTGATCCCAAGAAGTCCCTCGATTTTCAGGGCCAGACCGGACCTTATGTTCAAAATGCCTACGTTCGGACTCAATCCGTCCTCAGAAAAGCAGGGGCATTCGACGCAAGTCTGGCCGCCGGATATGAAGCCCTGAATGGGGAGGAGAAAAATATCCTCATTCAACTGCAATTGTTTCCCGGGTTGATCCAGTCTGCTGCAAAAAACCTGGATCCTTCGGATATTGCCAACTATTGTTATAATCTGGCGAAATCCTACCACAGGTTTTTCCATGAATGTCCTATATTAAAGGCTGAATCAGACGAGGCCAGGGCCTTCAGACTGATGATATGCCTCGCCGTTGGACATACCCTTGAAACGGGAATGGACCTGCTGGGGATTGAAATGCCGGAAAGAATGTAA
- a CDS encoding RsmD family RNA methyltransferase, with protein MRIIGGKFKGRKFNPPAGKWPTRPTTDFAKEGLFNILTNVFDFVEVKALDLFGGTGSIAYELVSRGCSDVTYVDQYFPCIAYVKKTKDLLDLRGEIKIIKYDVFKFIPKTETRFDLIFADPPYAHPDLSKLPDMIFEYGLLNPEGWFILEHDNKSDFETHSRFFRKQKYGNNIFSFFK; from the coding sequence ATGCGAATTATCGGCGGAAAATTTAAAGGTAGAAAATTTAACCCTCCGGCAGGGAAGTGGCCCACGAGGCCTACCACCGATTTTGCAAAAGAAGGACTGTTCAATATTCTTACCAACGTTTTCGATTTTGTGGAAGTCAAAGCCCTTGACCTGTTTGGGGGAACCGGGAGTATTGCCTACGAATTGGTATCCCGCGGATGTTCCGATGTCACTTATGTGGATCAGTATTTTCCTTGTATCGCTTATGTGAAAAAGACAAAAGACCTACTGGACTTAAGGGGTGAAATAAAAATCATAAAATATGACGTATTTAAATTTATTCCCAAAACAGAAACCCGGTTTGATCTGATTTTTGCGGATCCACCCTATGCCCACCCCGACCTGTCCAAACTGCCTGACATGATCTTTGAGTATGGGCTTCTCAATCCGGAGGGATGGTTCATTTTAGAACATGACAATAAGTCTGATTTTGAGACCCATTCCCGTTTTTTCAGGAAGCAAAAATATGGCAACAATATTTTTAGCTTCTTTAAATGA